The following are encoded together in the Tetrapisispora phaffii CBS 4417 chromosome 5, complete genome genome:
- the SRP72 gene encoding signal recognition particle subunit SRP72 (similar to Saccharomyces cerevisiae SRP72 (YPL210C); ancestral locus Anc_6.224), with protein MAKDNLTQLLSQLDVQSSKDEHNKVEETCLKLLQNGCSNPGEVLRQYMVALIKQDSYPKTLEVLSKYKHIDEKFGKSLIIEKLYVYYKLNMVKKFDQLYYSVFPKDTDLNQLKNINKNLTKRGILHVRAQFCYKNGYYPEAYEIYQFLSQNNQLHIDSEIELACNERVPLTAAPELNNIKPIISASDEHSYDLLFNDSFLLVANGEYDEAIQFLTKALEGAKEENFQNDIDTIEVQLAYVYQLSGDKNTSKTLLSKLLERLDKSSPLYLVANLNYRSFSDLSKYHDNINMILREINVEKLNSLNLQQFTFQQWSMIQKNCLFLNLFNDNTIQSKNSLISRTLSKYQSLINGVAHESYKTQAKKLYHNTISSISSGVDGSVIGQIILTIQLQLIEKNYDNAIRLGELFLNKSWENSTTLKDADYLVCYILFELYTTIGRSSSKSQLLQKLKSLTETDITHNLTFWKHVGFQYLSLNKSNEAIKLFKQILNEDRSKVETEYNDLIISILSNDDFDKRKGIALVEDLDVEKIINDGVKPLEASFKRNKITKPNKLRMKLLENKKSKKAKKLAIFLKDRDLTVLPDSERWIPLKDRSNYKAKKKQGAKQTQGGVMNKKAEQALDITKKKAPDNKNKNKKTKKKGRK; from the coding sequence ATGGCAAAAGATAACTTAACTCAGTTGTTATCTCAATTGGATGTTCAGTCTTCCAAAGATGAACATAataaagttgaagaaaCATGCTTGAAATTATTGCAGAATGGTTGTTCTAATCCTGGTGAAGTTTTAAGACAATATATGGTTGCTCTTATTAAACAAGATTCTTATCCAAAAACTTTAGAAGTTTTAAgcaaatataaacatattgATGAAAAGTTTGGTAAATCATTaatcattgaaaaattatacgTTTACTACAAACTGAATATGGTTAAGAAATTTGATCAATTGTATTACTCTGTGTTCCCAAAGGATACCGACTTGAATCagttgaaaaatattaataagaATTTGACAAAAAGAGGTATACTACATGTTAGGGCTCAATTTTGCTACAAAAATGGCTATTATCCCGAGGCTTATGAAATTTACCAATTTTTAAGTCAAAATAACCAATTGCATATAGATAGTGAGATTGAATTAGCTTGCAACGAAAGAGTTCCGCTAACTGCTGCGCCAGaactaaataatattaagcCGATTATTTCTGCATCTGATGAACACTCATATGATTTATTGTTTAACGATTCGTTCTTATTGGTTGCTAATGGTGAATACGATGAAGCAATTCAATTCTTGACCAAAGCTTTAGAAGGagcaaaagaagaaaacttCCAAAATGATATCGATACCATTGAAGTGCAATTAGCTTATGTATACCAATTATCTGGTGATAAAAATACTTCAAAAACTTTACTGagtaaattattagaaagaTTGGATAAATCATCTCCTCTTTACTTGGTTGCCAACTTGAACTACAGGTCTTTCAGTGATTTATCTAAATATCATGACAATATTAATATGATTTTAAGAGAAATaaatgttgaaaaattaaattccTTGAATTTACAGCAATTCACATTCCAACAATGGTCAATGATTCAgaaaaattgtttatttttaaatttgttcAATGATAACACCATACAATCtaaaaattcattgatttcACGTACTTTAAGTAAATATCAATCATTAATCAATGGTGTCGCTCACGAATCATATAAAACACAAGCTAAAAAGCTTTATCACAACACTATTTCCAGCATATCTAGTGGAGTTGACGGTAGTGTTATTGGTCAAATTATACTAACCATTCAATTACAActtattgaaaaaaattatgacAATGCAATTAGATTAGgagaattatttttaaataagtCATGGGAAAACAGTACTACTTTAAAGGACGCTGACTATCTGGTTTGTTACATATTATTCGAATTATATACTACAATTGGTAGAAGTAGCTCGAAATCTCAGTTGTTGCAAAAACTTAAATCATTGACAGAAACTGATATCACACATAATTTAACCTTTTGGAAACATGTTggttttcaatatttatctttaaaCAAATCCAATGAAGCTATTAAACTATTcaaacaaatattaaacGAAGATCGTTCCAAAGTAGAAACGgaatataatgatttaatCATATCCATTTTATCTAACGATGACTTTGACAAACGTAAAGGTATTGCTTTAGTTGAAGATTTAGATGTTGAGAAAATAATCAATGACGGAGTCAAACCACTAGAAGCGTCattcaaaagaaacaaaataaCAAAACCAAATAAATTGAGAATGAAACTTCTAgagaataaaaaatcaaagaagGCTAAAAAGTTAGCAATTTTCTTAAAAGATCGTGACTTGACCGTTTTACCAGATAGTGAAAGATGGATCCCACTGAAAGATAGATCAAACTATAAAGCTAAGAAGAAACAAGGTGCCAAGCAAACACAAGGTGGTGTTATGAACAAGAAAGCTGAACAAGCCCTTGATATCACGAAGAAGAAAGCTCCAGATAATAAGaacaaaaacaagaaaacCAAAAAGAAAGGCcgtaaataa
- the RSM23 gene encoding mitochondrial 37S ribosomal protein mS29 (similar to Saccharomyces cerevisiae RSM23 (YGL129C); ancestral locus Anc_6.227), translating into MLRVQLRQFSRASILEATSPVKGRAQGFAKKQSGGKTSKKNTSGSYVKKWIDTVSTSGFNKFAKPVDMPVFEATKNLEAALNNVSKYHDSQYKSLYHMGSFKKNQFNELFFRPISLVREKSTQKFIDLMNTSSNKKFIITGEPGIGKSVLLAQIHAYASDSKHIVINISHPDLLVNGRNDFFYDKNLKLYIQPMYLKKFLRKILKSNDETTMKSIKLASDYKFTNADPKDNLVRKFVTLTKDTNSFYDLLTTKTTPAQRGEQFKAIITELSNQKTTPVLVSVDNFSRLLTTSLCDYKNESNERIETLEFQIAKFVMDSISGEIKYKNPESAVVLATSGEDRTNKTLPVALNKIPEDIYLKRYHYDPVYANILKQGKVKEFEVPKLGKDEVQKLIEFYLKANIMPRYAVGTKPLEQLINEKFIISGNGNPRELLKSIVLSYF; encoded by the coding sequence ATGCTGAGAGTACAATTAAGGCAATTCTCAAGAGCTAGTATATTAGAGGCTACTTCTCCTGTGAAAGGTAGAGCCCAAGGATTTGCTAAAAAACAATCTGGTGGTAAAACATCCAAAAAGAACACTTCAGGTTCATATGTTAAGAAGTGGATTGATACTGTAAGTACGTCTGGATTCAACAAGTTTGCTAAACCAGTAGATATGCCAGTTTTTGAAGCAACCAAAAACTTGGAAGCTGctttaaataatgtatCAAAATATCACGATTCTCaatataaatcattataCCATATGGGATCGTTTAAGAAGAAtcaatttaatgaattattttttcgCCCAATATCGTTGGTTCGTGAAAAATCTACACAAAAGTTTATTGATTTAATGAATACTTCCAGTAACAAAAAGTTTATTATCACAGGTGAACCAGGAATTGGTAAATCTGTGTTATTGGCTCAAATACATGCATATGCATCAGATTCTAAACATATTGTCATTAACATTTCACACCCAGATCTATTAGTAAATGGTagaaatgattttttttatgataaaaatttgaaactttaCATTCAACCAAtgtatttaaagaaatttttaagGAAAATACTAAAATCTAATGATGAAACCACAATGAAATCAATCAAGTTAGCATCAGATTACAAATTTACCAATGCTGATCCAAAAGATAACCTGGTAAGGAAGTTTGTCACTTTAACAAAGGATACTAACAGTTTTTATGATCTATTAACAACCAAGACTACTCCTGCCCAAAGAGGTGAACAATTTAAAGCGATTATAACTGAATTATCTAATCAAAAAACAACTCCTGTATTAGTTTCTGtagataatttttctagATTGTTAACAACTTCATTATGTGACTATAAAAACGAATCAAATGAGCGTATTGAGACATTGGAATTCCAAATAGCTAAATTCGTAATGGATTCAATTTCTGgtgaaattaaatataagaatCCAGAGAGTGCTGTTGTTTTGGCAACCTCGGGTGAAGATAGAACTAATAAAACACTACCTGTTGCCCTGAATAAGATTCCGGAGGATATATATCTTAAGAGATATCATTACGATCCTGTATATGCTAATATTCTAAAACAAGGTAAAGTTAAAGAGTTTGAAGTACCAAAATTGGGGAAAGATGAGgtacaaaaattaattgagtTCTATTTGAAGGCAAATATTATGCCAAGATATGCTGTTGGCACGAAACCTTTagaacaattaataaatgaaaaattcattataagTGGTAACGGTAATCCAagagaattattaaaaagtattgttctttcttatttttga
- the TPHA0E02790 gene encoding pseudouridine synthase family protein (similar to Saccharomyces cerevisiae PUS2 (YGL063W) and PUS1 (YPL212C); ancestral locus Anc_6.226) yields the protein MFLSKSNMIIKKPIFYSNFILLTLILNELLFFFLYSKNNVNDTPSTIKGDEIKLDDNGNPIPQEVRKPKRKVAVMVGYCGAGYHGMQYNPPNDTIESELFRAFVRAGGISLANSNDLKKNGFMRAARTDKGVHAGGNLISLKMIIEDPDIKDKINEALPESIRVWNIERVNKAFDCRKMCGSRWYEYLLPTYTLLGPRPGSILYNDIEESKKELPNVLDEDSESADFWKSVEEEQSKHFTKEEIEAIKSYVPPPRDEFDDSDGLYQKVKQFKLIENLHRRKYRISPAKLIKFRGAMQKYLGAHNFHNFTLGKDFSEPSSIRYMKEITVSEPFVIGEAKTEWVSIKIHGQSFMLHQIRKMISMATLITRCGCPLERIDASFGPQKINIPKAPALGLLLESPVFEGYNKRLETFGYNPIDFSKFKNEIDEFKLKHIYDKIYKEEVDENVFNAFYTYIDSFNMATGANGVETEEKSGANVQKSIFDFLTARGIPVLSNEEIDKIAKQNTNFQKREAKANKKDKKNNQSNNKKFQKQEKKDEAKVETKESPAKKSYFGCSIQ from the coding sequence ATGTTTTTGTCAAAATCTAATatgattattaaaaaaccaatcttttattcaaattttattttactaactttaatattaaatgaattactttttttttttctataCAGTAAGAATAACGTCAATGATACTCCATCGACTATTAAGGGCGATGAAATCAAATTAGATGATAATGGTAATCCAATCCCACAAGAAGTAAGAAAACCAAAACGTAAGGTTGCCGTTATGGTTGGGTATTGTGGTGCAGGCTATCATGGTATGCAATATAATCCACCAAATGACACAATTGAATCTGAATTATTCCGTGCTTTTGTTAGGGCCGGTGGTATTTCTTTAGCTAATTCTAACGacttaaagaaaaatgggTTCATGAGAGCTGCAAGAACTGATAAGGGTGTCCATGCTGGTGGTAATTTGATTTCCctaaaaatgattattGAGGATCCtgatattaaagataaaattaatgaagCTTTACCTGAAAGCATTAGAGTTTGGAATATTGAAAGAGTTAACAAAGCTTTTGATTGTAGAAAAATGTGTGGTTCTCGTTGGTACGAATATCTATTACCAACTTATACTTTGCTTGGTCCAAGACCAGgttcaattttatataatgatatcGAAGAGAGTAAAAAAGAATTGCCGAATGTTTTAGACGAAGATTCAGAATCTGCTGATTTTTGGAAATCTGTCGAAGAAGAACAAAGTAAACATTTCACTAAAGAAGAGATTGAAGCAATTAAAAGTTATGTTCCACCTCCAAGAGATGAATTTGATGACTCGGATGGTTTGTATCAAAAAGttaaacaatttaaattgattgaaaatCTACACCGTAGAAAATACAGAATCAGTCCAGcgaaattaataaaatttagGGGAGCAATGCAAAAATATTTGGGAGCACACAATTTCCATAATTTTACATTAGGTAAGGATTTCAGTGAACCAAGTTCTATCAGATATATGAAGGAAATCACAGTTTCCGAACCCTTTGTTATTGGCGAAGCTAAAACTGAATGGGTTTCTATTAAAATCCATGGTCAATCATTCATGTTACATCAAATTCGTAAGATGATTTCAATGGCTACTTTAATTACCAGATGTGGATGCCCATTAGAACGTATTGATGCTTCTTTTGGTCCacaaaaaattaacatTCCAAAAGCACCAGCCTTGggtttattattagaatcaCCTGTCTTTGAAGgttataataaaagattaGAAACATTTGGCTACAATCCAATTGATTTTagcaaatttaaaaatgagaTTGACGAATTTAAGTTAAAACACATTTATGACAAAAtttataaagaagaagttgaTGAAAATGTCTTTAATGCTTTTTACACTTATATCGATAGTTTCAACATGGCTACAGGCGCAAATGGTGTTGAAACTGAAGAAAAATCAGGTGCTAACGTCCAAAAGagtatttttgatttcttaaCTGCTAGAGGTATTCCTGTCTTATCAAAcgaagaaattgataagATTGCTAAACAAAATACGAACTTCCAAAAGAGAGAAGCTAAAGCAAATaagaaagataaaaaaaataatcaaagtAACAATAAGAAATTCCAAAAgcaagaaaagaaagatgaaGCTAAAGTAGAAACAAAGGAATCTCCTGCCAAGAAGAGTTACTTTGGTTGTAGCATCCAATAG
- the NIP7 gene encoding ribosome biosynthesis protein NIP7 (similar to Saccharomyces cerevisiae NIP7 (YPL211W); ancestral locus Anc_6.225) yields MRQLTEEETKVVFEKLAGYIGRNISFLVDNKEHPHVFRLQKDRVYYVPENVAKMATAVARPNLMSVGICLGKFTKTGKFRLHITSLSILAQHAKYKIWVKPNGEMPFLYGNHVLKAHVGKMSDDIPEHAGVIIFSMNDNALGFGVSAKSTSESRNLAPTAIVAFRQADIGEYLRDEDTLFT; encoded by the coding sequence ATGAGACAATtaacagaagaagaaactaaagttgtatttgaaaaattagcAGGTTACATTGGtagaaatatatcattCCTGGTCGATAATAAGGAACATCCACATGTTTTTAGACTGCAGAAGGACAGGGTCTACTATGTTCCTGAAAACGTCGCTAAGATGGCTACTGCTGTAGCTAGACCAAATTTGATGTCAGTAGGTATCTGTTTAGGAAAATTCACCAAGACTGGTAAGTTTAGATTGCATATCACTTCTCTATCTATATTGGCACAACATGCCAAATATAAGATCTGGGTTAAACCAAATGGTGAAATGCCTTTCTTGTATGGTAACCATGTTTTAAAAGCACATGTTGGTAAGATGTCAGATGATATTCCTGAACATGCAGGTGTAATTATCTTCTCAATGAACGATAATGCATTAGGCTTTGGCGTTAGTGCAAAAAGTACTTCGGAAAGTAGAAATTTGGCTCCTACCGCTATAGTAGCGTTCAGACAAGCTGATATTGGTGAATACTTAAGAGATGAAGATACTTTATTTACTTGA
- the IPL1 gene encoding aurora kinase (similar to Saccharomyces cerevisiae IPL1 (YPL209C); ancestral locus Anc_6.222), translating into MVIKDKRQSLQQRNMLLNMRLNSSNPNLSNHSTAATAVAGNNKILKNNNTSALNIMSNATSSSANNGSGINKKNELKNKLWRMSFSPKSKPMTSTKNTTLIGAGSKRSPVAFVGSYPMKDLKFCDFEIGKKLGKGKFGKVYCCRHIKTGFICAIKIMDKSEILTYNVTKQFRNEIEIQSNLNHENLTKLYGFFHDSKRVYLIMEYIYNGELYSILKKNGPFNDIVASNFVFQLTNAIRYLHKKRIIHRDLKPENILIDFNNVIKITDFGWSVYNEAGNKRKTLCGTIDYLSPELINSKEYDGLIDVWALGIIAYELIVGTPPFEEDTKELTYKRIKNCDLNFPAHVSQDAKNLISSLLKLNPSERITLTDVLKHPWINKNKPFW; encoded by the coding sequence ATGGTCATCAAGGACAAAAGACAGTCTCTGCAGCAACGGAATATGCTGTTAAATATGAGACTCAATTCTTCTAATCCTAATTTATCTAACCATTCTACCGCTGCAACTGCAGTGGCTGGGAATAACAAGATTCtcaaaaataacaatacaAGCGCTCTCAACATAATGAGCAATGCAACCTCATCTAGTGCCAATAACGGTTCTGgtatcaataaaaaaaatgagCTCAAGAATAAATTATGGAGAATGTCATTTTCACCAAAGAGTAAACCCATGACTTCTACTAAAAATACAACCTTGATAGGTGCAGGGTCTAAACGCAGTCCAGTGGCATTTGTTGGTTCCTATCCTATGAAGgatttaaaattttgtgattttgaaattggaaaaaagTTGGGTAAAGGAAAATTTGGTAAAGTTTACTGCTGTAGACACATTAAAACGGGGTTCATATGtgcaattaaaattatggATAAATCGGAGATTTTGACTTACAATGTGACCAAACAAtttagaaatgaaattgaaattcaGAGCAATTTAAATCATGAGAACTTAACTAAGTTATATGGGTTCTTTCACGATTCAAAAAGGGTTTATCTAATCAtggaatatatttataatggcgaattatattcaatattgaaaaaaaacgGACCCTTTAACGATATCGTTGCATCGAATTTTGTTTTCCAATTAACTAATGCAATTCGCTATTTACATAAAAAGAGGATTATTCATAGAGACTTAAAGCCTGAAAATATCTTAatagattttaataatgttatAAAGATAACAGATTTCGGTTGGAGTGTGTACAATGAAGCAGggaataaaagaaaaacattATGTGGCACAATAGATTACTTATCACCAGAACTTatcaattcaaaagaatatGATGGATTAATAGATGTATGGGCGTTAGGGATTATAGCTTACGAATTGATCGTAGGGACCCCTCCATTCGAAGAAGATACAAAAGAATTGACTTAtaaaagaatcaaaaattgtGACTTGAATTTCCCGGCCCATGTATCCCAAGATGCAAAAAATCTGATATCAAGtctattaaaattaaatccATCAGAAAGAATTACATTAACCGATGTATTAAAACATCCGTggattaataaaaataaaccTTTTTGGTAA